In the Topomyia yanbarensis strain Yona2022 chromosome 3, ASM3024719v1, whole genome shotgun sequence genome, one interval contains:
- the LOC131689149 gene encoding uncharacterized protein LOC131689149 isoform X2 — translation MKADFNYKMRKEFEQSLDVCRLELNSLRHYKRPKRIDDDVEEYIDITGDYPSEPESIDRFQPKNLSYLKQPPSKIYYDSIEKESSDGGFFDRDDLDDEDEKNDLVIDCKLNGDVGEKKTDNGISHDSKGRLSTLTESDIVLNFTLVDTELVYNAPTIVQKLPYASETNIKPPVTFEIVPTSIPSNTQDIRLHPVQRRKNSLPYSTVNRAGQTRVPTVDHHSLTNVPSTEPIGSRLRPSAFSPPVKSQLQPQTQTVPLKPTIGPTHPAYYKSLKYTSLKAPQQRKSVTMPQQHSSFPSIGHYAKLPSDWRKPRQNGRVRDALENNKSSGTSSCLPPQFGFGSSMLSNLYDASQPLDFSKDSPLSQYEAMLKRSPQDQHLYGYSILRSLPIPEPPKPPSSALRPKLVSIRHHPTISKIHRPHRLRDILKTKPNIPIKPPPSQMVSESFRVHVRQEINAFFNRRQNEICSALRLFTTESIDISELFRRLDHFQIRVSRDYMGIAWTMIQRYGYRFQSEVPPVKLDYRWPERPQEIVEYFMKVRGTLRPHASEETLNIYRMVVGGLLEQFRDSIEYFLSRNLQR, via the exons ATTTCAATTACAAAATGCGTAAGGAGTTTGAACAATCGCTGGACGTCTGTCGATTGGAGCTGAATAGCCTTCGACACTACAAACGACCCAAAAGGATAGACGATGATGTTGAGGAGTATATTGACATAACTGGGGACTACCCATCAGAACCGGAGTCAATCGACCGGTTTCAGCCGAAAAATCTTTCCTACCTCAAGCAACCGCCTTCGAAGATATACTATGATTCCATAGAAAAGGAATCCAGCGATGGAGGATTTTTCGATCGGGATGATTTGGATGACGAGGACGAAAAAAATGATCTGGTCATCGATTGCAAACTCAACGGCGATGTTGGTGAGAAGAAGACTGACAACGGAATCTCTCATGACAGCAAGGGCAGGCTTTCAACCCTGACCGAATCAGACATCGTATTAAATTTTACCTTGGTTGATACGGAGCTGGTTTACAATGCACCGACAATCGTACAAAAACTGCCCTATGCTAGTGAAACTAACATAAAGCCGCCGGTGACATTTGAGATAGTACCAACGAGCATACCGAGCAACACGCAGGACATTAGATTACATCCAGTTCAGCGAAGGAAGAATTCTTTGCCATATAGCACTGTCAATCGTGCAGGTCAAACACGGGTACCAACGGTAGATCATCACTCGCTCACAAATGTGCCATCAACCGAACCCATCGGAAGTAGACTTAG GCCATCTGCATTCTCACCTCCAGTGAAATCTCAACTCCAACCGCAAACTCAAACCGTTCCCTTGAAGCCTACCATCGGACCTACACATCCAGCATATTACAAGAGTCTAAAGTACACCTCACTCAAAGCACCACAGCAACGCAAATCTGTAACGATGCCCCAACAACACTCATCATTCCCATCGATCGGGCATTATGCAAAGCTTCCGAGCGACTGGAGAAAACCGAGACAGAACGGTCGAGTTCGAGAcgctttggaaaataacaaaTCAAGTGGAACATCAAGCTGCCTCCCGCCACAGTTCGGCTTCGGTTCGTCTATGTTAAGCAATCTGTACGATGCCAGCCAACCTTTGGACTTTTCGAAAGATTCCCCACTGAGTCAGTATGAAGCAATGCTGAAACGATCCCCGCAGGATCAGCATCTGTACGGTTACTCCATTCTACGTTCATTGCCTATTCCAGAACCGCCGAAGCCACCGTCTTCGGCACTTCGACCCAAACTGGTTTCGATAAGGCACCATCCGACCATCTCCAAAATTCACCGTCCTCACCGGTTGCGTGATATTCTAAAAACCAAACCGAACATCCCAATAAAGCCACCACCGAGCCAGATGGTTAGCGAATCGTTTCGAGTGCATGTTCGACAGGAAATCAACGCATTCTTCAACCGGCGCCAGAATGAAATATGTTCCGCCCTTAGACTGTTCACCACCGAGAGTATAGACATATCTGAACTGTTTCGACGATTAGATCACTTTCAAATCCGTGTCAGTCGGGATTATATGGGTATCGCTTGGACCATGATACAAAGGTACGGCTACCGGTTTCAGTCGGAAGTGCCTCCTGTTAAGCTGGACTATAGATGGCCGGAACGTCCTCAAGAGATTGTTGAATATTTCATGAAGGTGCGAGGCACCCTACGGCCTCATGCGTCAGAGGAAACCTTAAACATCTATCGGATGGTTGTTGGGGGACTTTTGGAGCAGTTTCGCGACTCGATCGAATATTTTCTGTCCAGAAATCTGCAAAGATAG
- the LOC131689149 gene encoding uncharacterized protein LOC131689149 isoform X1 — MVLLWIVIRIDFNYKMRKEFEQSLDVCRLELNSLRHYKRPKRIDDDVEEYIDITGDYPSEPESIDRFQPKNLSYLKQPPSKIYYDSIEKESSDGGFFDRDDLDDEDEKNDLVIDCKLNGDVGEKKTDNGISHDSKGRLSTLTESDIVLNFTLVDTELVYNAPTIVQKLPYASETNIKPPVTFEIVPTSIPSNTQDIRLHPVQRRKNSLPYSTVNRAGQTRVPTVDHHSLTNVPSTEPIGSRLRPSAFSPPVKSQLQPQTQTVPLKPTIGPTHPAYYKSLKYTSLKAPQQRKSVTMPQQHSSFPSIGHYAKLPSDWRKPRQNGRVRDALENNKSSGTSSCLPPQFGFGSSMLSNLYDASQPLDFSKDSPLSQYEAMLKRSPQDQHLYGYSILRSLPIPEPPKPPSSALRPKLVSIRHHPTISKIHRPHRLRDILKTKPNIPIKPPPSQMVSESFRVHVRQEINAFFNRRQNEICSALRLFTTESIDISELFRRLDHFQIRVSRDYMGIAWTMIQRYGYRFQSEVPPVKLDYRWPERPQEIVEYFMKVRGTLRPHASEETLNIYRMVVGGLLEQFRDSIEYFLSRNLQR; from the exons ATGGTGCTGCTTTGGATTGTCATTAGAATAG ATTTCAATTACAAAATGCGTAAGGAGTTTGAACAATCGCTGGACGTCTGTCGATTGGAGCTGAATAGCCTTCGACACTACAAACGACCCAAAAGGATAGACGATGATGTTGAGGAGTATATTGACATAACTGGGGACTACCCATCAGAACCGGAGTCAATCGACCGGTTTCAGCCGAAAAATCTTTCCTACCTCAAGCAACCGCCTTCGAAGATATACTATGATTCCATAGAAAAGGAATCCAGCGATGGAGGATTTTTCGATCGGGATGATTTGGATGACGAGGACGAAAAAAATGATCTGGTCATCGATTGCAAACTCAACGGCGATGTTGGTGAGAAGAAGACTGACAACGGAATCTCTCATGACAGCAAGGGCAGGCTTTCAACCCTGACCGAATCAGACATCGTATTAAATTTTACCTTGGTTGATACGGAGCTGGTTTACAATGCACCGACAATCGTACAAAAACTGCCCTATGCTAGTGAAACTAACATAAAGCCGCCGGTGACATTTGAGATAGTACCAACGAGCATACCGAGCAACACGCAGGACATTAGATTACATCCAGTTCAGCGAAGGAAGAATTCTTTGCCATATAGCACTGTCAATCGTGCAGGTCAAACACGGGTACCAACGGTAGATCATCACTCGCTCACAAATGTGCCATCAACCGAACCCATCGGAAGTAGACTTAG GCCATCTGCATTCTCACCTCCAGTGAAATCTCAACTCCAACCGCAAACTCAAACCGTTCCCTTGAAGCCTACCATCGGACCTACACATCCAGCATATTACAAGAGTCTAAAGTACACCTCACTCAAAGCACCACAGCAACGCAAATCTGTAACGATGCCCCAACAACACTCATCATTCCCATCGATCGGGCATTATGCAAAGCTTCCGAGCGACTGGAGAAAACCGAGACAGAACGGTCGAGTTCGAGAcgctttggaaaataacaaaTCAAGTGGAACATCAAGCTGCCTCCCGCCACAGTTCGGCTTCGGTTCGTCTATGTTAAGCAATCTGTACGATGCCAGCCAACCTTTGGACTTTTCGAAAGATTCCCCACTGAGTCAGTATGAAGCAATGCTGAAACGATCCCCGCAGGATCAGCATCTGTACGGTTACTCCATTCTACGTTCATTGCCTATTCCAGAACCGCCGAAGCCACCGTCTTCGGCACTTCGACCCAAACTGGTTTCGATAAGGCACCATCCGACCATCTCCAAAATTCACCGTCCTCACCGGTTGCGTGATATTCTAAAAACCAAACCGAACATCCCAATAAAGCCACCACCGAGCCAGATGGTTAGCGAATCGTTTCGAGTGCATGTTCGACAGGAAATCAACGCATTCTTCAACCGGCGCCAGAATGAAATATGTTCCGCCCTTAGACTGTTCACCACCGAGAGTATAGACATATCTGAACTGTTTCGACGATTAGATCACTTTCAAATCCGTGTCAGTCGGGATTATATGGGTATCGCTTGGACCATGATACAAAGGTACGGCTACCGGTTTCAGTCGGAAGTGCCTCCTGTTAAGCTGGACTATAGATGGCCGGAACGTCCTCAAGAGATTGTTGAATATTTCATGAAGGTGCGAGGCACCCTACGGCCTCATGCGTCAGAGGAAACCTTAAACATCTATCGGATGGTTGTTGGGGGACTTTTGGAGCAGTTTCGCGACTCGATCGAATATTTTCTGTCCAGAAATCTGCAAAGATAG